AAAAATCTTCTCTTCCAGTCTGCTCTCAAATTTGAGGAACGCTTTGATAGATATCCTTGTTTGATGGTTTGAACCTAAACTACGGAAGTCTTAGCCATTGTAGTATGAGAGTAATAAAATGTTTCAAAGGAGGTGGCAAAACGGGCGATTCGGGTAACTAGTTAAAATAGGTTCAAGTCAGTTAAACTGAGTCAGTTAAACTGTATGGGACAGGTTGCGCTGACCCAGGAACTTTATTTCCAACTTTTTAGAAGTTTTACAGATAACATGTGTCAAACATGATTAGAAAAGgtatatttaactttaattataatCAGATTTGTTAGGCAAAATATGATATGTTTTATGTCTTAGAAATACACTTTGGGCTACTTTCTACCTGTTTTTGACTCATTTCCTCTAAATTCGAAGTTTTTATTACCCATTAGACCCGTTAGAGAGATTATAACCTGAATTGAACCTTCCATTAGTTAAATGAGTCGAAATTTCCAACTCTTTAAAAATGTGAGGAATATTATATTCTATGAGAGTACCTTCCCTTCGGCAGCAGACTGCATAACTGCTTGTATCAGTTTATGGGATTTCCTTGAAGGTTGATGTGTTAACTCTCCATTCACAACGGAAGGATTACAAGGTACTTTATTACCAAAATCAATGTGCCTTTTGTACTCTTGGATCCTTCCATTTAGTGCTTGTTGTTCAGACTGGTAGCTTTCTCGAGATTTCTGTGCATTTGATAATACCTGTATAATAGATGATATGGTAACTTCATATTCGTTGAGTTTAGAGGACAAGAaaattaatagtaataaaaaagtaataaaaccTGGTGAATGTAAGGCTCCACTTGATGTAATAACTCATATCCCTGCTTGAAATAACGCAGATGGGCGTCCATTGCTTCACCGACTGATTCTAGAAACTCAAATCTCTTTTTTGCCTCCACATTTGAAAGAGCACAAACCTGAAGttatatttcaaaatatatattacccATCATAGTTCTGAACAAAAACCATAATAGACCATATAGACATATAGTTGGATAAAGTTTAAGTACCAGACTGAAGCGAGCTTGCTCAAATGTCATTCTCGCATGGTAAAGTTCCTGGAACGTCTCTCTACCAAATTAGAATTATAAATGACGATGGTTACCCATGTATAACTGTCATTGCACCATTacacaatttatatttatacgaGACAACACATATACCTCTTCCGTGGCAGCAGCTACTTCTGTCCGGGTACTTTTCCTCAATGATAAATATTTGTCACGGATCTGCACCAAATTGTCCAAAACTCCAAATATGGTGACCAGATAAAAACTCAAATAATAACCACGTAGAAAAATACGTAATATTACCTGACTATAAACGACATCAGCCTTGTCAAAACGCTTCCTTGCTTCCTGTGTCATACACTCATACATAATTAgcatcacataaatcatgtcgGTTTGTGTTAAGCATATAACTAACTATATGTGAAACAATTAACTGAATCTATATAACAAATCACGGAAATATCAGAAAGTAGTATATCACGGAACCTTGATATCTTGCAGCTCAACATTCGTGAATCGCAGTAACCTCTCACTTAAGGTATGCTCAAGCTGTACAAGACAAATGTATGACATCAGTACAATGATAATACAAAGGCAGCAAAAAGAATACTATACATTCGGCAAAATATGTTGTATAAAAGAGAGCTAAAGTAACTGATCTTGTTATGAATATGTAGCCTGTGTATGTGTGTTTAAGTACTGTAAGATAGAAAATTAGTATAAAAATTGAGACCTGAGATCGAAGATTTTCTTTGCACGTCCCTACTTCTCTCAAGCAAGTTGCAAGTTTGATCATATCGGGACctgaaaaaattaaattaacaaaaaaggCATATGATATTGTCAGTAACAGAAAAGAAACATGTTGCTAAGGTTTTCTATGAGAAAAAACAGTAATTATATAACCTCCAAGTGCCAACGAAATAGGATCGGATCCTCCACCAAAATTTTCAAGGCAGCTTGAAAACGAGATATCTCTATCATATGCTTCTCCCAGGCCTTCTCTGTGAAATTCCAACAAGAATCTAATCAAGTAACCATTTTACAAACACCAACAAAAGAATTGGTAAAATTGCAgaaataattaacatttaattatCCTTACGTATATTTACGACAGCCTTTATAGAACCTACAACCTCTCTCCCTTAACGTCTCTGCAATTTCCTCCAAACATTGGAGCTGCATTACacaaatatatacttaaaaatgtgtaatACTTTCCAAATTCATAAAACCAATTTATAATtcgtgttatttttcttttcttttcttttctttttttttttttgccaatgaTCATAATCAAGAAACATGATAATTCATTTCTACTCGATTAGTGAGGCGAACCTGTTGACGAAACATTGGTGAATCTTCAAGTTTAGAAAAATACATGCTTGTCGTGTCTTGCTGCATATTTTCCAATTCTCCAGCATTAGAGAGAGGCGCACACGATGAAGAatcaaatatgtttattttatatattttgtctaCAAATCTATCTATCAAAACgaatatgatatatttataataggTTTATTTAAATAAGGGTATATACAAATATTCAATTAAATACgatacaatatttatttttcagaTTGATTGGTTGATAGATAAATAATGGAAAATTAaccgtttttattttttctgaaTTTTGTGATAGTTTGAATATCGATGAAGGCCGGTAACAGATAGAGTGAGTACGTTTGAAAGAAAATGGATAATTTTGAAGGGGTGATTAATAATTAGTGGGAATATAACCGAATTTTCATGGATGCCATTGAAATCTCCGTTGTTTGCTGTGTGTTGTGAATTGCTTTgaaccgtatatatatatatatatatatgtgatgatcACCTTCTCTATTTTATTACAAGTCAAAAGGCTTATATGCCCGCCAAAAACAACCCACTTGCATCTTTTTCACAATAATCAATGTAAATTGTCACAACTTTGTCGATATAGCTTTTCTAACTTGTGTGTTCGAAAGCATGTATCTGTATTCTCAATACTTGAAAATAAGGACAACTTTTAAATTACAAAACAGTTAGTTAAAGGGTCTGCTAACATGAAATGCGTTTTAAAGCACTTTGAAAAACAGTTAGTTCACTGATTGCATACTAACATGTGTCacaagttcttttttttaaaaaaaaaacaatacccTCACTTGATAACATTGTGCCTTGTTATACACTCTGCAGTGTATTATTTGAACATGTGTATGGGGGCAAATTTTCTAAAGCAACAAGGTTGAATCTCTACGGAAAAAACTTTACGTTGACATATTACAAGAAAAATTGTCGCATTTACATAAAAACCCACAAGGACACCAAACCAACAATTCACGCTCGAACTCGACAGCCTTTAACTCAGCTCATAACTTGGCCAAACTTAGACCTGCTGCAACGGCCCATGTAGGCACTTAAAACGCCTGTTTACCCTCATAGGTGTTCATACATTTAAGCATAAAAATGTGGCTTCTCTGTACATAACTTTTCAGACTTTCCTAGGTAGCTTGATATGCTGATGAGTACAAGCACTTACTGTACATATTCAATTAAAACACTGTCACTGAATTATTCAACCCATCAAGATACACAAAAACTCaaccatatgtatatatatatatatatacacacacacatgcaCTGCAAGTTCAAATCGAACTCAACATGTCACATGttccaaaatcatttgtatctTGCAGTAACACTCCAAACAGGTACTGTCAGGTCAGGCAAATTCAATAATATACATCTGTTCATTAAACATGAATAAAAGCAATAACCACCactaagtacaacttttttgtATACAGAAAAATACATGAGCTGCCACATCTTTATATCTCCTACCATTCATGTAAGCTtttgaggggaaaaaaaaaaaagagatcatGACAATTGCATTCAGTAGAGTTGACATTACATGAATGGTCTTCAAGTTTGAACAATGTCATTTCCAACTATCACCACTTTATTATGCAAAAAGTTGGTCCTTCGTTTAAATGCAATTTTCAATTTCTCAATCTCTTCATTAACCAATTTGATAAGCAACACACTGTATGTGACAGAAAGCCGGAATATTACTGTTACAAAATTGTTCATAATCTATAACGCTTGATGAACCTAAATTGTGATGGTATAATTTATCCCCAAAGCCTACTAATGAAACCCTTTTTGTCTTTCTTCATTCTGTTCTCAATTGATGGGAAATCGATTGCATTATAGGCAAGATCCATAACAATAGGATTGCAGGGAACTGCTTGGAAGGTTGGCTGATATGCTGCAATACGCGGAGCTGCCTTTGTGCTCGAACCAGCAACAGCAGACTCATAAGAATCCAAATTCTCTATGAGAAACTTTTCCTGCTGAAAGCTCACCttgttacatttatatataagtttaatgCAAGTAAGCTAGCACAAGATCTGGCACTTTTCCCTACGAAGAAGGGTCTAGATGGAATATGGGCAAGATGGTTACACTAATAATACTCAAAGCAAGACGAGTGCAGTCGGAATTTAGATCGACCTGAAGAATATTTtgttcaaatattttaaaaaatatacttgTGTCCCATATTTTTGCAAATATTATATCATTGAATCAACtttaataataatctaaaaCTTCACAATAAAAGCGAAACATGTATACATTGGAAATAAACTTTGGATGGATTTAACCCATTTAACCAGGATTctctcaaaaaagaaaaaatccaaTTAACCCATAAGTGCTAGACATAATCCAAATCGATCAATTCATATAATTGGTCAAATCTGCCACCTTATTAAGTGGCAATATATAAATGGAACCCACTACATCCCAAAATGAATGCAACATTTCGCTTGGTATGTAGTCAGAAGTATTTTGACACCAAGTCATATATCGAAAATCCCTTTAACCATATCTTATCAAAAAGGTGCCAGAATGAAAAATTAGTTTTCTCCATTCCTTGTTATCAACTGATACATTTTAACTGTAGGGACCTATATGCAGTAGTTGTGTATATGGTggatcaagttttttttttaatttgcttAACAATTGCAGTAAGAAGAGAGAAAAGCATTCCATACCTTCTTATCACTCCCAGATATTGATACAGTAGAGATCCTGTTCGAAAGATCCTCAGGGGCCTTTTCATGTTCCATTATTCCCATTGCATGTTCAATACAACTGCTGGATCTACAGTTGTCATacaatgtctccaattctttaagCATCGCCTGTTACAAAAGATTATCATACTATCTATAGCTATATAAAGCTGCATTATTATTTGCtaaaattaatgataatattaTTTACAGGATAAATACCTTATCATGGTTGCCCACACTGCGAAGTTTCTTTAGAGCATTTTCAGCAAGAGAGCGAGCAAGAGAAAACAAGGAATATGCCTCTGTCCTCTTCCCAGCTGAACTATAAGACTTGGCTAAGAAAAAGCACCTGCAATGAAAAATGGATAAAAGGATCTTGATGAATTGAAGCTGCCAAGTCTTCTATTTGTCAAAATGAAGTATTGCAACGATAACACAACAAAAACACCCACAGAGAAAAAAAGGGAACCGTTGTCACTATAGAAGGTATATCAAAAATTCCGCACATAGGAGCCtaatatcaattaattaatgcaaAAATAAACTGATAACATTTCAGAGGAAGCAGTATCAGGGTTCTAAATAATATCATCTTTGTCAAATGACCAAGTATGACCTCTCGTGTAAATAGCTTGAACATCCCACCAATATTGAAACTGAAATTTACACCTAAAAGAGGTGATTGTACATGCGGCTTTAGCAGGTTAAAAAAATCACTAAAGTCTGGAGTTGACAACATATTTTACAGAATTACTGTCAAGCTAACCTTTCAGCTCGGAAGgtcaaacttttaatttcacACTCTTCCAATAATGCCACCTCTTCCTCTTTTCTGTCTCTACCGGAACTCAACAAGTCAGAGAGATCTGCTGTATTCTATGATCAACAAAAACCAGCATATAGTCAGCACTCAGCAGCATAGCAGTAGTTATTTACATCATCGGCAAGGTGCAGAAGCATCATTAAACATTATGGAGGTGTTTTAACGTGTGGTTTGAAAGTACATATTTAAATAACCAACTAATTAGACAATCAACTGTAATAAATTGGAATGTAAGAGATAGTGGTTGAATGTGCTTTTGCTGTTTAAAGTTGTAATAATCGGAAAACAAGCTCTCTAATCAGTAGGCAAACTCTTAACTATTTCAGAAACTAAAActtataaagttaaaataactaaaaaacttCTTGTAAAAAAAGGACACTTCTTGTGAGATTGGAGTAAAAGCCTCGTATCAGGTTAAAGGAATGAGTAATCAGGtagttatagtttttttttggtgtataatcaattttgttgtgGCTAGTTCAAAGAACCAAAATTCTTTCAACTAGACACTAGAAACTGATGATTGTCACTACAGATCAGCGTCATATAGTATTGTACCTGTAGAAGAAGATCAAATAACCTCACAAGTTCTTCAGGCTTGGTTACTTTCTCATTTTTTTCATCACGGGCTTTGCTAAGTTTGCTTTTAGCTATGCTAACCAGCAGCTGGTTGCGTTCAATGGTCCGTTGGCCTAATACAGCCCCGATAGCTTTATCAAGCCCGCTTAAATCATCCTTTATGTTTTCAGAACTGCCTGCAGTGGCCTAAAAGAAAcagaatgaaaaaaaattattatcaaaagatatatgaaaattaagcATGCTTAAGCAACTGACAAAtcattcaacaacaaaaaaaataagctATAACTATATTCTTTTGTCACTAGTTACCAAGTCATTGCGAATGGACCCCCGGGCTTCATGATATGCAGCAAAAATTTTGTCAAAGACAGCGAGTCTTTTTTCAGCAGGAAGAGCACCTTCTGTTCGATCATGTAGCTCTTTCTCCAATTCCTGGGCTGAAATAAAGAGTGGCGTATAGCATACAAGCATAAGCAATCAGGAAATTAACCAACATATACAGCAAAACATGGACATATCAACATGTATCTTTCAACTTATACATGCAAAAATAGCGATGACTGATGAATTTCAACTATGGTAAGTAATCACACATAAACTCGAGAACACAGCGTAAAGGCTGACGAATAACCTTTCAATATGGAGACCCGAGTCTTAGCATTTGATATCGGATACCTATGACCGAGCCAGTGAAATTCAGTCATGGATGCAGCCTGCTGAGATCTAGCTTCAGCCATAACAGCCtgaaattacaattttgaaacAATGGAAAAAACTAAGATTTTTTTTGGACAATTACTCTACATGCTAGTAATATTTTAcaagaataaaacaaaaacaaactgCTCCAAATTAATGGGCTGTTCAAGCCTGCAGAACTTAAAGAGTTGTATTAGTAATTAGTGTACCTCCAACTTTGCTTTAAAAAGATCCAACGCATGTCCTTCAGTTTCCCCAAGGTGTACAAGTTCAGAAGCTTGTAAATTTGACTCGCCAATTTTGTGCAAACAGTAGCGTATACTAGGTTCCAGTTCCTCAACACGTTCACGACACAAAACTTGATTATCCAAATCTCCATATTTTCCAAGTTCCTCATAAACAACCCTGTTTATAACAAGGGCcggaaaacagaaaaaaaaataataataataataataagacaAGAAGACACatcaaagaatatgaatatGTGAGAATGTTCATAGAATATACACCAAATAAACATGAAAACAAGACTTGCCTGGCACTCTTGAAACTCTTTAATGCGATATCCCAATTCTGATCTTGCTCAAATAGTAAATTTCCTTTCATATATGAAGCATAAGCCTGCaaattaaaatcaacttgaTGATAATCCAAAAAGGGAAAGATTCCAtatcatttaatattttatgtgaTAATAACCTGtgccaaaaaaaaacatacctcAGCTTCTAATGATGTTCTAGAATCTCCCTTGATAGCACATAATTCTGAAAAAAGTGTAGCCCACTTTACTGCTTTACGCAACCTGCCAATCAGGTAACTTCGCTGGCGTGCATTTGGACCATCAGGAAGCTGTCTCTTCTCCATGGCATAGCTCCATGCTCTTTCTGCACTATAGAGAACCATATGGAGAAACCTATTGTGGGACAAAAATATGCTATTAGTTCGGAGCTACACAGATATGAAGTTTCGGGTTGCAATAGTTATGTGTTTACTTGCACATTATTCTGAAacctttcttattattattattatcaaatccTATAACAAAAAGTATACTGCAGCAAATCCAGCAATACTAATAAAGATTCATTTAATGATCTAACACATGCATTGCAAGTCAGATACACATTATATAATACAATTCACCAAACAATAACCACAGATTTCATATTATATAATACCTAACTTCAGTAACAGTCGATAATGTTATCGATTTCTTCGCATACTTCCCACGGCCATGCGTAAACTTCAACGATTTATACAATCTCCTTAACCGTGCAGTACAATATCTCCTGTaatcacatacatatacacacatatcaCAATcgattaaataaaactaaaaccctaaaaaaactcAATGCATTAATAATCGAAAACATTACCGATAACGAGTGTAGTCGCCAAAACGTAATCCGTGTTGCATCTGCGCTGATTTTAACAGCTGCAATACTGCAATTGAAGtaacaagttttgattaaattataGATACattttatgtgtgtatatatatgtatatgtgtgtgtttagtGAGGAATTAAAGGACAAACCGTTGATTGAGAACTTAGGGTTTGTGTCGATCTGATCGTCGATTTCCATTGAAGAAATGTCCGCCGTCGCCATCGGGAATGAATTGTGTTTTCAGATGGATGGATTTTTTATAATTTGGCTTCGCCTGCTATGGCTGGCTATCATACGCCTTTTGCGCACATGATCActctttgtaattaatatttttatttttatttttattttcaattaaaaacACCAAGATTTTCTACCAAACTAGCTAATTTATATATACCCGGGCATGATTAGGAAAGTATAAATTTAATGGATTTGTATATGATATAATGTATTTAACACAactattattgtaaaaataaatagaaggCGAACCATGATTAAATAACCTGTATGGCTGTATTTACAAACTGAAACAAATAGTTGgtattcaaaaacaaaagcaCATAATAAACGAAAGTCAATTACATAGTTTGGTATCCAAAAGATAAACCACTTAATGATAACTTAAAGTAACGATAGGTTTTTCATATCCACAGAGAGAAGACAACTACAATCCTTTTTAGAAAATGTACAAAATGTTATTGGGTTATCATTGATTTGTGTGCTTGCACTAAATCAGCTCAACTTTCATAAGTACCACTGATTGGTGAGGCGATTGTGTTTCATACAAGCGTCGACATTAAATTTGAGACACGTACGAAAAAGTCGGTGGATATAATGCAACAGTCAGGGTAAAATTTGAGACGCATATGAAAAAGCCTATCTACCATTAAGCAACATAAAGTAAGTAAATATGTGTAGCTAGTATGtccaatat
The Erigeron canadensis isolate Cc75 chromosome 2, C_canadensis_v1, whole genome shotgun sequence DNA segment above includes these coding regions:
- the LOC122587119 gene encoding signal recognition particle subunit SRP68 isoform X1 — protein: MATADISSMEIDDQIDTNPKFSINVLQLLKSAQMQHGLRFGDYTRYRRYCTARLRRLYKSLKFTHGRGKYAKKSITLSTVTEVRFLHMVLYSAERAWSYAMEKRQLPDGPNARQRSYLIGRLRKAVKWATLFSELCAIKGDSRTSLEAEAYASYMKGNLLFEQDQNWDIALKSFKSARVVYEELGKYGDLDNQVLCRERVEELEPSIRYCLHKIGESNLQASELVHLGETEGHALDLFKAKLEAVMAEARSQQAASMTEFHWLGHRYPISNAKTRVSILKAQELEKELHDRTEGALPAEKRLAVFDKIFAAYHEARGSIRNDLATAGSSENIKDDLSGLDKAIGAVLGQRTIERNQLLVSIAKSKLSKARDEKNEKVTKPEELVRLFDLLLQNTADLSDLLSSGRDRKEEEVALLEECEIKSLTFRAERCFFLAKSYSSAGKRTEAYSLFSLARSLAENALKKLRSVGNHDKAMLKELETLYDNCRSSSCIEHAMGIMEHEKAPEDLSNRISTVSISGSDKKQEKFLIENLDSYESAVAGSSTKAAPRIAAYQPTFQAVPCNPIVMDLAYNAIDFPSIENRMKKDKKGFISRLWG
- the LOC122587119 gene encoding signal recognition particle subunit SRP68 isoform X2, with protein sequence MATADISSMEIDDQIDTNPKFSINVLQLLKSAQMQHGLRFGDYTRYRRYCTARLRRLYKSLKFTHGRGKYAKKSITLSTVTEVRFLHMVLYSAERAWSYAMEKRQLPDGPNARQRSYLIGRLRKAVKWATLFSELCAIKGDSRTSLEAEAYASYMKGNLLFEQDQNWDIALKSFKSARVVYEELGKYGDLDNQVLCRERVEELEPSIRYCLHKIGESNLQASELVHLGETEGHALDLFKAKLEAVMAEARSQQAASMTEFHWLGHRYPISNAKTRVSILKAQELEKELHDRTEGALPAEKRLAVFDKIFAAYHEARGSIRNDLATAGSSENIKDDLSGLDKAIGAVLGQRTIERNQLLVSIAKSKLSKARDEKNEKVTKPEELVRLFDLLLQNTADLSDLLSSGRDRKEEEVALLEECEIKSLTFRAERCFFLAKSYSSAGKRTEAYSLFSLARSLAENALKKLRSVGNHDKAMLKELETLYDNCRSSSCIEHAMGIMEHEKAPEDLSNRISTVSISGSDKKEKFLIENLDSYESAVAGSSTKAAPRIAAYQPTFQAVPCNPIVMDLAYNAIDFPSIENRMKKDKKGFISRLWG
- the LOC122587119 gene encoding signal recognition particle subunit SRP68 isoform X3; the protein is MCVYVCDYRRYCTARLRRLYKSLKFTHGRGKYAKKSITLSTVTEVRFLHMVLYSAERAWSYAMEKRQLPDGPNARQRSYLIGRLRKAVKWATLFSELCAIKGDSRTSLEAEAYASYMKGNLLFEQDQNWDIALKSFKSARVVYEELGKYGDLDNQVLCRERVEELEPSIRYCLHKIGESNLQASELVHLGETEGHALDLFKAKLEAVMAEARSQQAASMTEFHWLGHRYPISNAKTRVSILKAQELEKELHDRTEGALPAEKRLAVFDKIFAAYHEARGSIRNDLATAGSSENIKDDLSGLDKAIGAVLGQRTIERNQLLVSIAKSKLSKARDEKNEKVTKPEELVRLFDLLLQNTADLSDLLSSGRDRKEEEVALLEECEIKSLTFRAERCFFLAKSYSSAGKRTEAYSLFSLARSLAENALKKLRSVGNHDKAMLKELETLYDNCRSSSCIEHAMGIMEHEKAPEDLSNRISTVSISGSDKKQEKFLIENLDSYESAVAGSSTKAAPRIAAYQPTFQAVPCNPIVMDLAYNAIDFPSIENRMKKDKKGFISRLWG